Proteins encoded by one window of Sphingosinicella sp. BN140058:
- a CDS encoding HNH endonuclease, with amino-acid sequence MGRLTAFGGRLQPLAPKVKAPIKVVEPFYQSKAWRELVARIKRERGNHCERCGSTKRVIADHKQERKDGGADLDPANIELLCFDHHQRKTAKARAARALGGQGTGGHQKSGSPSGS; translated from the coding sequence ATGGGTAGGCTGACCGCGTTCGGTGGCAGGCTTCAGCCGCTGGCTCCGAAGGTGAAGGCGCCGATCAAGGTGGTCGAGCCCTTTTACCAGAGCAAGGCGTGGCGCGAGCTGGTCGCCCGGATCAAGCGAGAGCGGGGCAACCACTGCGAGCGGTGCGGCTCGACCAAGCGGGTGATCGCCGATCACAAGCAGGAGCGGAAGGACGGCGGCGCGGATCTCGATCCCGCCAACATCGAGCTGCTCTGCTTCGATCACCACCAGCGGAAGACGGCGAAGGCGAGGGCGGCGAGGGCTCTCGGCGGCCAAGGGACGGGGGGGCATCAAAAGTCTGGAAGCCCCTCCGGCTCCTGA